In one window of Balaenoptera musculus isolate JJ_BM4_2016_0621 chromosome 10, mBalMus1.pri.v3, whole genome shotgun sequence DNA:
- the HIGD1C gene encoding HIG1 domain family member 1C — protein MSSDNQWSADEDEGQLSQLIRKSRDSPFVPEGIAGFTTVGSYGLYKLKYRRDQKMSIHLIHMRVAAQGFVVRAVTLGGLYSTYKDYIRPRSFSVSKK, from the exons atgtcttcagataaCCAGTGGTCAGCAGATGAGGACGAAGGCCAGTTATCCCAACTGATCAGGAAATCTAGAGATTCCCCCTTTGTCCCTGAAG GGATAGCAGGCTTTACGACTGTGGGGTCCTATGGTCTTTACAAGTTAAAATACAGAAGAGATCAGAAAATGTCCATTCATCTTATTCACATGAGAGTTGCTGCCCAAGGATTCGTTGTAAGAGCTGTGACTCTAG GTGGTCTCTATTCTACGTATAAGGATTACATTAGACCTCGATCCTTCAGTGTGTCCAAAAAATGA